GCCTACATCGAACTCATCCGCGGCTCACCGCTTCTGGTGCAGATATTTCTCTGGTACTTCGTGGTCGGCACGGTCATCAACAGCATGCTGTCCCAATACGGGATCGGGCAAGTCCCCCCGCTCTGGTTCGGCGTCATGGCCCTGGCAATCTTCACCGGCGCCTACACCGCCGAGATCGTGCGTGCGGGCATCCAGTCCGTGCACCGCGGCCAGATGGAGGCCGCACGCTCGCTCGGGATGACCTACAACAAGGCCATGCGCAAGGTCATCCTGCCCCAGGCGTTCCGCCGCATCCTGCCCCCGCTGGCCGGACAGTTCATCAGCCTGGTCAAGGACTCCTCCCTCCTCGGCGTCATCTCCATCCGCGAACTGACCAAGGCTTCCCGAGAGGTTGTGTCTTCGTCCCTGCAGCCCTTTGAAATCTGGATCGTGTGCGCCATCCTGTACCTGGTCCTGACCTTTACCCTGTCCATGTTCGTGCAGTATCTCGAACGCAAGGCCATCTAGAGGATTTATGCACAAACCACCCATCATCGACGTTCAAAGCATCGACAAGTTCTTCTACACCCCTGAGCGCCTGCAGGCCCTGAACCGCGTGTCCTGCACCGTGGCGCAGGGAGAGGTCGTGGTCATCATCGGGCCGTCCGGCTCCGGAAAATCAACCTTCCTGCGCTGCCTGAATCGCCTGGAATACGCCGATACCGGACACATCATCATCGACGGCGTGGACATTCTCGATCCCAAATGCGATATCAACGCCATTCGCGCCGAAGTGGGCATGGTCTTCCAGTCCTTCAACCTCTTCCCTCACAAGACGGTGCTGGACAATCTGACCATGGCCCAGATGTCGGTGCGCGGGCGTTCGAAAAAAGAGGCCGAGGCCAAGGGCATGGCGCTCCTGGAAAAGGTCGGCATCGCCGAAAAGTTCGCGGCCCGGCCCGAACAACTCTCCGGCGGCCAGCAGCAGCGCGTGGCCATTGCCAGATCCCTGGCCATGGACCCGAAGATCATGCTCTTCGACGAACCCACCTCCGCGCTTGATCCGGAAATGGTCGGCGAGGTTCTGGACGTCATGAAGAACCTGGCCCGAGAAGGAATGACCATGGTCGTCGTCACCCACGAAATGGGTTTCGCGCGCGAGGTCGCGGACCGGGTCCTGTTCATGGACAAAGGCGAAATTCTGGAACAAGGCGCGCCCGAGCACTTTTTCACCGCGCCAACCCTGGAACGGACCAAGGAGTTTTTGGGGCAAATTCTCTGATCAGACAACGACAACCGAGGAAGGAGCGAGATGAGCAAGGCGCTACAGCATCAATTGGCCAAGACCATCAAGGAACAGGGCGACATGGCCCGGGATATGGCCATTGCGGAACTCAAAGACCTGAAGAAAGACCTTCTGGAACTGGAAAAAGCCCTGACCACCAAGAAGACCCCCGACCAGGGTCTGCTCATGGACATTTCCCACGGCGCCTTCGAACTCTTCCGCACAGCCTCCATCGTCCTGGAAACAGACAACCTGCAGGATCAGCTCCAGCACGCTGCCGAAGCTGGCAAGGATTTGGAATACCTCGAGAAAAAGGGAGCCATCCTGCTCACCAAACCCGAAGGCTGGCACTGGTTCACGCCCAAGGGCGAAATGCTCTTCCTGGCCGCGCCGAACGAGACAAGGCTGGCCGCCCAGAAACTGCAGGAACGCATCACCCGCAAAACACCCGCCAAACCAGCCCCCAAGCCCCAGGCACCCCCCAAAGCCCCGCCCATTTCGGCGGAAGAATGATCTTGGCTCAAACGATAGAATGCCCGCCGGACCGAATGGTTCGAGCGGGCTTTTCATTTTTGGAGGCTGGCAATCGGATAGTGCCCACCCATTCTTTCAATGATACGTGACCGAGCTTCTTGGTGAAGTATCGCCTTTAGCCTATGAAGCTAAGCAATTTAGAATTCATTCGGGTGAAATCGGCAAAGATCGTTTGACTTAGCACGAATAGCATTGGAAGGATACGAATGTTTTTTGCCGAGGAAAAGTGTGCTCATTGTTCCCGTTTCGCCGCCGACAAACGTAGCCACAAACCAAGACGCCTGTGGAGTTTGCAAAATGAACGAACAGGAAGACCGCTGGTTGTCGATAACCGAGATCTGCAAGCATCTCGGAGTCAGCAATGACACCGTCTACAAATGGATCGACAAGCATGACATGCCCGCCCATCGACTGGGCCGCCTCTGGAAGTTCAAGAAAAGCCAAGTGGATGCCTGGGTTGAATCCGGCGCTGCGGCAGAGTCAAAGCCGAGGAAGGAGGCGGAAAAACAATGAGCTACAATGAGCAGGAAACCCGCTTTTTCCTGATCGACCCCGTGCTGCGTGACAAGGGATACACCGATCACCAGCGGATCAAAATGGAAACGCCCGCCCCAGTGGAACCGACTGGCCCTAAAGGGCGTCGGCGCAAAGGCCCGGGACGGACGGATTACCTACTCTGCGTGCAGGTGGGCGACCTGCCAAAGCCTTTGCCCGTCGGCGTGCTGGAAGCCAAGAAGGAGAGCGAAGATCCGCTCAAGGGTATGCAGCAGGCCAAGGGTTATGCAGACTGCCAGCGCTTCGAGGTAAAATACGTCTTCTCCACCAACGGTCATCGCTACGGAGAATTCGATTTCTTCACCAATCTTCAAGCTGGCCTGTTTCCCTTTGCCGATTTTCCAACTCATCCGGATCTGACCGCCCGCTATGCACGGGATACGGGCATCGACATCACCCGCCCCGAAATGGCCATGCTTTTTCAGGCCGACAGTCCGGCCTGGTCGCTGACCCGTTACTATCAGGACGCCGCCATCCGCGCCGCCTTCGAGAAGATCATACTCTGCCGCCAACAGGGCCAACCGGCGCGGGTGCTGCTGACGCTGGCCACCGGATCGGGCAAGACCATCATCGCCACCAATCTGCTCTGGCGTCTGGGCCAGGCCGGGCAGTTGCCCAAACCCGCGCTCTTTCTCTGCGACCGTGACGAATTGCGTGAACAGGCCTACGACAAACTGTCCGCCGCTTTCGGCAGCAACGCCCGCATCGTCAAATCCGAAAAGGGCGGCAACGCCGCCGTCAATGCCCGCATCCACATCGCCACCTACCAGACCCTGGGGCTGGACGACGAGGACGAGGGCTTTGCCAGCTTTCTTTCCCAGCACTACGGCGAAGACGCCTTCAGCGTCATCATTATCGATGAATGCCACCGCTCCGCCTGGGGCAAGTGGTCCGAGGTACTCAGGCGCAACCCGAACGCCATCCACATCGGCCTGACCGCCACGCCGCGCAAATTGCAGGAGTCCACGCAGGCCACGGCCGAGGATAAAGAGATCACCGCCAACAATCACAAATACTTCGGTGAGCCCGTCTACGAGTACACGCTGATCCAGGCCCAGGAAGACGGGTACCTGGCCGCGTGTGAGATCGTCAAACGCAAGGCTGACATCGATAAACGCAAGTTTACCAAGGCCGAAATCCTCGCCGCGGGCGTCAAGGACATTCGCACCGGCAAGCCGCTGACCGAGGCCGACCTGACCAAGGACGAGTACACCGGCAAGGACTTTGACGACGAGCTGTTCATCGAACTGCGTACTCCCGCCATGTGTCAGGACCTGTTCGGCCTGCTCTGTCAAAACGGCGGGCCGGAGCAGAAGGTGATCATCTTCTGCAACCGCGAAATCCACGCCGACCGCGTGGTCATGCATATGAACAATCTCTACGCCCGGTGGTGCAAGGACAAGGGGCAGACACCGAAGGACCACTATGCCTTCAAATGCATGGGTGGACCGAACAATGGCGCGGACATGATCGAACCCATGCGCGGATCGGGCGAGCGCGCCTTCATCGCCTGCACTGTCGATCTGCTGGAAGCGGGCGTCGATATCGAACGCCTCAATGCCGTGGTCTTTTTCCGCTATCTGCAATCGCCCATCAAGTTCTACCAGATGGTCGGGCGCGGCACCCGCATCCACGAAGAAACGCAGAAATACAAATTCTGGCTCTACGATTATACGGATGTCACCAATCTCTTCGGCACCGAGTTCATCACCAAGCCGCCGCGTCCCCGAGGTGGTGGAGGGGATGACGGTGGCGGCGACGGACCAGAGCCGCCTCTGCCACCCGAACCGCCAACTGTGGCGGAGATCGGCGGCCACTATGTGACCGTGACACCCCAGGGACGCTTCATCCTCACCAGTCGCAACGGTCGCGACACGCCGATTCCGGTGGACGAATACCGGCGCGAGGTGATCCACCGCGTGCTGCACGAAGCCCACAACCTCCACGAGTTCCGGCAACTCTGGATCGAAACCCGGAAGCGCCACAGTCTGATCAACCACCTCCTGGGCGATAACTTCAGCCCCGAGGTAATCCGCGAGATCGACCAGATGACGGACTTTGACCTTTACGATTTCTTCGGCCACCACGGCTACCACGCCCGCGCCTTGCGCCGCACCGAGCGCGGCGACCTCTATGTCAGCGGCAATGCGGGATGGTTTGAAACCATGGACAGCAAGGCCGCCACCGTGCTCAAGGGTCTTGGCCGCCAGTTCGCCCTTGGCGGCACCGAAGCCCTGGAAACTCCGGTTCTGTGGGATGTGCCGGAGATCAAGCTGGCAGGCGGGCTGGACGCGCTGAGAAAGGTCGGCAAGCCGGTTGATGTGATGCATGAGGCCAAGGGGAGGTTGTTTGGGGTATGAATGTGCGTGCTGTACCTATTGGAAAAATTGCGCGCGTTCAATCTGGATACGCTTTCAAGAGCGATCAGTTCACTAATTCAGGAATACGACTTCTTCGCAATGCCAATATCTTGCCTGGGCGCATTTATTGGGACGATCTTGCTTGTATTGATGAGAATAGATGGGAAGAATTTGAGAACTATCAGCTTATAGTTGGCGATGTATTACTGAGCCTTGATCGTCCAATCATATCGTCAGGCATCAAGGTAGCGCGTATTTTTGAAAGCGATATCCCCGCTTTATTGGTCCAGCGCGTTGGGCGGTTCATTTTGGATGAGTCGTCGATTGATGCAGAATACCTTTATGCTTTTCTGCAAAGCCCAAAGTTTATTTTTTCAGTCTCGGGCCACGAACAGAGTCTTGGGGTGCCTCACATATCTCCTGCTCAGATCGAATCAATTGAAATACCTCTCCCCCGAATCGAAAAACAACGCCAAATCGCCGCCCGCCTGAAGGCCCAACTGGCCGAAGTGGACAAGGCCCGTCAGGCAGTGGATGCGCAGTTGCGGGATGCCCAACGGCTTTATGCGGCTATATTGGATAAAAATTTTTCGAGCGACTCTTGCAAGACTTGGCCAAAAATCGATCTTGGAGAGGCGGGAGACGTTGCTGCTGGGATTACACTTGGCCGCAAAACAAACGGCAAGACAACGCGGCCGATTCCTTATTTACGTGTTGCCAACGTTAAAGATGGTCATCTCGATCTTTCAGATGTAAGTACTATCGATGCGACAGAAGCTGAAATTGAACGACTTCTCCTGAAACCAGGAGATATTCTCCTCACAGAAGGTGGCGATCCGGATAAGCTTGGTCGTGGCACGTTCTGGAATGACGAATTGAAGGAATGTATTCATCAAAACCACATATTTCGAGTGCGATTTCCGGCAACATCCTATATCCCTGAATTCATTGCTGCTCAAATTAGTTCAAAATACGGAAAGGATTATTTTTTTACAAATGCAAAGAAGACAACCGGAATCGCGACCATCAATCAAAAAGTGTTGAAAAGCTTTCCTGTGTTATCGCCGACAATTGAGATCCAGCAATCAGTAATGAATAAGCTCAAGAGCCAACTTGATGAAGCCGGAAGGATAATTCAATTAGCTACTGAACAATTTGCCGACATCAACCTCCTGCCCCAGAAGATCCTGGCCCAGGCCTTTGGAGATGCACGGCCATGAGCGAGATCATCATCTACGAAGACCCGGACGCTCCCAACCCGGTTCAGGTGACTCTGGAAGGCGACACCGTCTGGCTGACCCAGGCGCAGATGGCGGAGTTGTTTGGCCGGGAACGCTCGGTCATTACCAAGCATGTTCGCAACGTGTTCCGGGATGGTGAACTCAATCAGGAGGCAGTTCGTGCATTTTTTGCACATACTGCGGCCGACGGAAAAACCTATCAAACCGAGCATTATAATCTGGATGTCATTATTTCGGTTGGCTATCGGGTCAAATCCTCGCGCGGCGTGCGATTCCGGCAATGGGCCACATCGGTTCTAAAAGACCATCTTCTCAGGGGCTATACCCTGAATCGACAGCGTCTGGCCGAACGCGGCGTGGAAGAAGCTCGGGCCGCGCTGGACCTGTTGGCCCGCACCCTGACCACCAACAGGCTGGTTTCCGACACCGGTCAGGCCGTGGTGGCCCTGATTTCCGGCTACGCCAGGACCTGGCGTCTTCTGCTGCAATACGACGAGGACAGTCTGGCCCTGCCCGAAGGCTGCCGACCCGCTCAGGGCGTGCTGAACTATGACCTCGCCTCGTCCACCATTGCTGGCCTGAAAGCCGATCTGGCCGGACGGGGCGAGGCCTCGTCCTTGTTCGGTCTGGAGCGCGGTGATGCCTTAGCCGCCATTCTCGGCAACATCGAACAGACCATGTTCGACGAGCCTCTGTACGCCAGTCGCGAACTCAAGGCCGCGCACCTGTTGTATTTCATCATCAAGGATCATCCTTTTGCTGACGGCAACAAGCGCATCGCGTCCCTGCTCTTTCTCCTGTACCTGCACCAGGAAAACATGGTCCGTGGCATTGGGGACGCAGCCCTGACCGCCCTGACCCTGCTGGTGGCCGAAAGCCAGCCGGCCAACAAGGACTTGCTCATCCGCCTCATCGTCAACCTGATCACGGAATCCTGATTCATGGTACGCCCCAAAAAAAGCACCAAACAGCCCAAGACCATCGCCTCTACCCAGTCACTCTCAAGCTTTGTCAAATCGATCTGCGACATCATGCGCCGTTCCAACTGCGCCAGCGCCCTGCAGTATGTGCCGGAGCTGACCTGGATACTTTTTCTGCGCATTCTCGACGCTCAGGAAGTGAAGGCCCGCGAAGAGGCCGAGGCCGTGGGGGCGGAATTCACTCCGGCTCTTGCCAGTCCCTACCGCTGGCAGGACTGGGCCGCGCCCTATTCCGCCAAGGATGACCACCCAAAAACCGACGACGGAAAGCCGTTCGGGTGGAAACGACAGGAACTGTTCGCCGCCGGCGACGGCAGGCTGTTCGACTTCATCAACAAGGATCTGCTGCCGCACCTGCACGGACTGGACATCGATGTCCGCACCGGTCTTCCCAACCCTGCGGCCTCGCGCAAGCAGCGCATCATCGGCCGCATCATGACGGCGGTAGAGCGGGTGCGGGTCGACAGCGAAACCAACCTGCGCGATATTCTCGACAAGGTGCACGAGATCCACATTGATCATGTGGACGACACCCATTTCTTCACGTTGTCGCAAGTCTATGAAGACCTGCTCCTGAAAATGGGCGAGAAAAACTCGGACGGCGGCCAGTTCTTCACCCCGCGTGAAGTGATCCGCGCCATGGTCCATACGGTCGATCCACAGCCGGGCAAGACCGTCTACGATCCCGGTTGCGGCACGGGCGGGTTCCTGGCTGTCGCCTACGAGCACATCATCCGCAATTTGGGGCCGAGCCCGGCCAGCACAGATATCGACACCCTGAAGCACGACACGTTTTTTGGGCGGGAAAAGGAGAATCTGGTTTTTCCCATTGCCCTGGCCAATCTGGTATTGCACGGCATCAATCAGCCCAATCTCTGGCACGGCAACACCTTGACCGGCCGCGCCACCTATGCCGCGCTTTTCGAGCAGGCTCCAAAATTCTTCGACTACATCCTCACCAACCCGCCCTTCGGCGGCAAGGAAGGCAAGGACGCCCAGAAGCATTTCGCCTTCGAGACCAGCTCCACCCAGGTGCTGTTCGTGCAGGACATATTGAGCGAACTGGCCCCGAACGGCACCTGCGCCATCGTCCTCGACGAGGGCCTTCTGTTCCGCACCAACGAAAGCGCCTTTGTCGATACCAAGCGCAAGCTGGTGGACGAATGCGATCTCTGGGCCATCGTCAGCCTGCCCGGCGGGGTGTTCTCAACCGCCGGAGCGGGTGTGAAAACCAATCTGCTCTTCTTCACCAAGGGACGAAAGACCGAGAAAATCTGGTATTACGACCTGTCAAACGTCAAAGTTGGCAAAAAGACACCGCTCACCCTGGCTCATTTCGGCTTCGACAAGGACGGCTCGGTTCTGGGCGATGAAGGGCTCCCGGCAAACCTTGTGGTCGAGTGGAAAGAAAACGAGGAAGGCGCAGGCAGTCCCTTCCCGACGTACGCCCGCCTGTTGCCCCACCGTGGCACGCCGAAAGCCGAGAGCCGCTATTCCTGGACCATTGATTTCGCCGCCCGCCGCGCCAAGGCGCGGGAAGAGATGCAGCCACTGCTTGATGGAGCGGCCGAAATAAAGGCGGCTGTGGTGGATCTCAAAGAACAGCTCAAACGGCTGAAAAAAGAGAAGGCTGATTCGGATGAACTGAACGCATTGTACGGCCAAATCCGTGAGAAAGAAAAGGCTGCCAAGGATCTGGAAACCAAGGCCGCCGACATCGACGCCGCCGTGTTCGACCTGAAGGCGGTCAATCCGAACGCCGTGACCAGAGTGGACGACCGCACGCCGCAAGAAATCATTGCAAACATTGAACGACAGGGACGCATAGTTGCCGAGTCGCTGGCCAGGCTGGCGACGCTGATGGCGGCAGAGTGAGATGGGACTGGGCTCATTCTAGAAGAGAAGAATATCGTGTTAAGCATTGAACAACAGCGTGTTTATGAATGGTTGAACGATGATCTCAACCTTCCAGTCTTTGCTGCAGCCTATAAGGGATCCGTAATTCTTTTAAAACAAAAGAATGAAGGATATGTATCATTTGTAGCACACACAGGAAGAGATATCATGAATCGACTTGCTTCTACTGTTTGCAGCATGAAGTCAGAACAGGTGCAATACAAGCAGCATATCGATAAAATTCAAAGTGAGTGGCTAGACGAATGGAGCAGCAGTGATAAAATTTCTTCAGATGATATCAATAATGGGCATTTAATTCCAGTTAAGATATGTAAAATAATTTCGAAATTGATTGATGAACATAAGTCTGGCCGAATAAGAAGTTCTGAAGCAGATGGTCTTTTCTTTAGCACATTTCTTGATTATTCCGACAAAGATAAAATTCCTAGAAATTTTCTTTCGGAATGGAAGGAAGCAAAAGAGTGGTTTTTGAGCCACGCTCATCTTCGCGAAGCGCCCTTTCGGGGAGAGATAGATGCTGAGTTGATTAGACATTTTAAATGCTTGGATAGTTATCTGCGGATAGCTGCTCATAGCCAATATAATAGATTGAGGGAATTAGATGAAATCTTGGACGCCACCAACCTTTGAGATGGTAGAGAAAGTGCTGGCGTCCGTAAAAAAAGAAACGGATCGGCAGTATTTTTTTTCTAGATTGCGTAATCCTCTGTGGGTAGAACCATTACGCGAGCGGGGTTACTTCAATAGCCCTCCAGGAATGAAGCGTCTTCCTGATGGATATGTGCAATATCCTCATTGGCCTGAGATGACATATTTGGTGTACATTGCAGATGATGCGCCAGATCAAGTGATTCAGATAGTTCAATCTCTTCCAAAATCAGACAATCCGCGAGTTTATGAGAATATTCTTGATATAGCTCTTAAGATAAATAGCGCAGATTCAGCTAAGTTGCTCCGGAAAATTATTGAATATCTTGAACTTAATCATCAATTACATACTCGTCGCTTTTCTGCGCTACTTCAACATTGGACAAATCTTGGACTCTTTTATGAAGCTTTTGAGATAGCTAAGAAACTCATTCGGTTTCGAGAAGATCCCAGAAAGCGAGATAAAGAGCAGATCCGCAAGAAGACCCCAAATGCTCCTGGATCAATACTTGATCCCGCCCCTCGTTTTCATCAGGGAGAATATCTGGAAATCCTTGAAAAAGGTGTTCGTCCCTTGGCCGAGAGTAAGCCCCTTCAGGTTGCTGGTATGTTGATTGACGCAGTTGCAGGCATGATCCAAATGGGAACGCATTTGGATGATTTTGAAAAAGGGAAGGATGAAGATTTTTCGGAAATCTGGTGTCGACGGTTGGATAAACCAAATCGTGATCATGAGGATGTGAAGGAAATTCTGGTGCAGGCGATGGTCTATGCCTGTGAGCAAGTCTATGATCACGCCCCGGAATCCATCGCAGCTTTGGACAAGGTGCTACGAAACCAACGTTGGAAGATTTTCAAGAGGCTTCGCCAGCACCTTTACGCATTACACCCAAATGACCAGACCTTGCCGTGGATACGTGAATTGATTCTAGCGTACAATCACTATTCTAACGGCAAATACAGCTATGAACTTCAATTAATGATTCGTCGTGCCAGTGAACGGTTTGGACATAGTTTGCTAAGTGAAGACATAAGTTCTGATATTTTCGCCACAATCCTAGAGGGTCCTTCAAAAGAAGAATTCCAAAAATGGATGGGCGAGAACTATAGTGAAGAGGCATTTCAGCAGCGCCAACGCCATTTCCACCGCGTGCAGCTTCGCCCTTTTGCAGCTTTGTTGAGAGGAAAAATCCGGCAATATTTCGAGGAACTCGATAGCATAGAAGGGGCAAAAGTCATTACAGACGACAGTTATGCGCCCTATGGCGAGATGGTCGTTGGTTCTGTTAGCTATCGTAGCCCAAAGTCCATTGAGGAGCTTGAAAGTTTCGCGAATGAGGGTCTTTTGACTTATCTCAACGATTGGGCCGAGGAGAATAGAGAGCACCAAGAAAAGAACAATTGGTTAGTAGAGACTAATTTCTCAGCACTTGCAGGCGTTTTTCAAACTTTCTTCAAAGAAAAGATTTCGCGTGATGAAGCACGTCTGACCTATTGGTTGACAAACCGCGACAAAATTGAACGGCCGATCTATGTCGCCGCGATACTCAAGGCCATGCTTGAGCTCATCAAGGAAAAGGATTTTGACAACCTAGACAGATGGTTGGAATTTTGTACATGGGTTTTGTCACATCCAGACTCAATGCGAATGGACGGTCAACCTGAGCCGCAGGACGAATCACGCGATCATCCAGACTGGGGAAGCTCACGCCGGGCCGTGGTTGATTTCATCGACGCATGTGTAAACAAGGATACGGAAGCGCCTATTTCAGCAAGGGATGGTCTTGTAAAATTACTTCGGCAAGCGTGTAGTCAGTTTGACTGGCGACTTGATCAAGACCGCCCCGTGCTGCTCAACCGGGATGATCCAATTACCGAGGCCATTAATAATACTCGCAGCAGGGCGCTTGAATCTCTCATTAATTTCGGATTCTGGGTTCGCCGCCAACTGCCCGAAGATCCCGTTATTGAAGTGACATCCATACTTGCAAGCCGGATTGCAGAAGATACAGAATGCCCGTTAAGGCGACCCGAGAGAGCGTTGCTTGGATTGCACTTTGGCAGATTGTGCTTTCTCAGTAATGACTGGTCTATTGAACAAAAACACGCGATTTTCCCTCAAGAACAATGGGATGTTTGGCGTGATGCGTTCGGAAATTTCATTCTGTACAATAGTCCGTTTAAGGCGACATATGAAGTCTTACGGAGTGATTTCGAATTCGCTCTTGAGAATCTGGACCGATTGGCGTCCGCTGAGGACGACGGTAAAGAAGTCGTCGATAGGATCGGCCAACATCTTTTTACCTATTACCTTTGGGAAGTCTTCCCGCTTACCGGGGCGGATAGCTTGTTGGAACGTTATTACAGTAAAACCAATGGTGATCGACAGCGCTGGGCGCAACTTTTTGACCATGTTGGACGTTCACTGAACAACAGTGGAAAACGCTTGGACAAGGAACTGACCGACCGCGCGGTTGCCTATTTTGATTGGCGTTTAGAAGCAGCCGAACCGCAAGAACTTCAGGAATTCACCTTTTGGCTGGAAGCGGAATGTCTGGACCCGGAATGGCGATTGCGCTCTTTTTCGAAAGTCCTTTCTGTTGTAAAGGAAAAGGATGAAGGACATTACATGGAAGTAGAAACCTTATCTAAGATGCTTCAAGATCACCTTGCATTAGTCGCCGAGTGTTTCGCGAAAATTACGGACGTGATGGACCGAGACAAACATCTCTTCGTTTCAGAAGACGAGGCCAAACCTATTCTCAAGGCTGGCTTGAAAGCTCAAGACCCTAAGACCCGTGAAAATGCAGAACGCGCCAGGGAAAATCTTTTGCGCCTCGGTCGATTTGATTTTCTGAATTTGGAGTGAGTGCAAGAATATTGGTTTTTCGTCGTTTGATTTGGAATTCATGAAGCCACCACGAGCTGAATCGGGCTACCTAAAAAGCGGATCGAAGCTGCTACTCTCAAACTCACACAGACAGTTGGCTAAAGAAACACCCTGTAGTCCACCTTCAGCACTTCAGCCAGCCGTCTGGCCCTCTCCTTGCCGATGGCGCGCCGGTTGTTCTCCATCTCGGAAATATGCCGACGCGCAATCCCCGAGGCCTCGGCAAGCTGTTCCTGGGTCATGTCTTCCTTATAACGGGCACCTTTCAGTAATGCACCAACCGTACTGTCAGGAAAGACCTCTTCCAACGTGAAAAGCTCGTCGCCCTCGGCGCTGACCTCGCGCACCTGCTCCCCGGTCCTGTTCAGGAGGTCCGCGATGACCTTGCTGATCCGCAGGGCATCTTTGGACGGAACGCGCAGACAAATATCAGTCAGTCCCTCAGTATGGGGCTTTCTCATGAGTTCCAACATAGCGCACCTCCACAATTTGAATGCTCTTTTCGGATTCCTTCCAGACCGCGACGTAGCGCGGCTTACCCTTGTTCAGGTGGCAGTGATGAAAGCCGGGCATCCCTTGAAGTTTGCCGTAATGATACCAGTTTCCCCGAACTGGCCCGGATGACCGAATCTCCAGCATGAGCACGTTCAGCGCGGTTTGAACCCGAGCGGGCAATTGTTCCGCCTGCTTTTTAGCTTTGCCAGTAACAAGGACAATCCATGCCATATATGTACCTTATTTAGGTGCAAACAAACACGAGGTCAAGGTGATTTAACGCAGTCCTCTTGCCAAACTTGGCCGCGCCTGTATTTCCACCTCAGAGCGGACTGGGATGAAGACTATCCGGCCATCGTTGACAGAACAATGGAGGACGCTACTGATCTTTCCCCAAAATCTCCCTATTTTTGACATGGCTCAAAGCGGCCTTATCCAGAAGCCCCTAGACAGGACTCACGCAACAAACAGCGGAGGAACGCATGAAAAGAAAAATCATTGAAATAGACGAAGAAAAGTGCACGGGCTGCGGCCAGTGCGTGACTGGATGCGCCGAGGGCGCTTTGGCCATCATCGACGGCAAGGCCAAGATCGTGAGGGATATGTTTTGTGACGGGCTCGGGGCCTGCATCGGGCATTGCCCCGAGGACGCCCTGCACATCATCGAGCGCGAAGCCGACGATTTCGACGAGGAAGCGGCCATGGAGCATGTGCGCAAAATAGGCGGCGTCGAGGCCCTGGTTCACGGAGCGGGCCACGGCGGCTGCCCATCGGCCCAGGTTTCGACCCGCGCGGCCGGTCATGGCGGCTGCCCTTCCGCCGGCATGATGCGCATGACCCCGTGCGAGCAGGCCAA
This DNA window, taken from Desulfomicrobium sp. ZS1, encodes the following:
- a CDS encoding amino acid ABC transporter permease (The N-terminal region of this protein, as described by TIGR01726, is a three transmembrane segment that identifies a subfamily of ABC transporter permease subunits, which specificities that include histidine, arginine, glutamine, glutamate, L-cystine (sic), the opines (in Agrobacterium) octopine and nopaline, etc.), which translates into the protein MATYTGLDRPKSKFYYQFWSLAFVIGLCSAMALLYYSTEKVEYTWRWNRIPQYFIYDDKVNIRAEMEGTITSIKETGENVLVTVQGDDGEESHTLPKTSLLLAQGDYVYAGDNIGFYSQTKPGILIEGLLLTLEVSALAIVFGILLGLFTGLARISDNPALRWGAIAYIELIRGSPLLVQIFLWYFVVGTVINSMLSQYGIGQVPPLWFGVMALAIFTGAYTAEIVRAGIQSVHRGQMEAARSLGMTYNKAMRKVILPQAFRRILPPLAGQFISLVKDSSLLGVISIRELTKASREVVSSSLQPFEIWIVCAILYLVLTFTLSMFVQYLERKAI
- a CDS encoding amino acid ABC transporter ATP-binding protein gives rise to the protein MHKPPIIDVQSIDKFFYTPERLQALNRVSCTVAQGEVVVIIGPSGSGKSTFLRCLNRLEYADTGHIIIDGVDILDPKCDINAIRAEVGMVFQSFNLFPHKTVLDNLTMAQMSVRGRSKKEAEAKGMALLEKVGIAEKFAARPEQLSGGQQQRVAIARSLAMDPKIMLFDEPTSALDPEMVGEVLDVMKNLAREGMTMVVVTHEMGFAREVADRVLFMDKGEILEQGAPEHFFTAPTLERTKEFLGQIL
- a CDS encoding helix-turn-helix domain-containing protein, with product MNEQEDRWLSITEICKHLGVSNDTVYKWIDKHDMPAHRLGRLWKFKKSQVDAWVESGAAAESKPRKEAEKQ
- a CDS encoding DEAD/DEAH box helicase family protein translates to MSYNEQETRFFLIDPVLRDKGYTDHQRIKMETPAPVEPTGPKGRRRKGPGRTDYLLCVQVGDLPKPLPVGVLEAKKESEDPLKGMQQAKGYADCQRFEVKYVFSTNGHRYGEFDFFTNLQAGLFPFADFPTHPDLTARYARDTGIDITRPEMAMLFQADSPAWSLTRYYQDAAIRAAFEKIILCRQQGQPARVLLTLATGSGKTIIATNLLWRLGQAGQLPKPALFLCDRDELREQAYDKLSAAFGSNARIVKSEKGGNAAVNARIHIATYQTLGLDDEDEGFASFLSQHYGEDAFSVIIIDECHRSAWGKWSEVLRRNPNAIHIGLTATPRKLQESTQATAEDKEITANNHKYFGEPVYEYTLIQAQEDGYLAACEIVKRKADIDKRKFTKAEILAAGVKDIRTGKPLTEADLTKDEYTGKDFDDELFIELRTPAMCQDLFGLLCQNGGPEQKVIIFCNREIHADRVVMHMNNLYARWCKDKGQTPKDHYAFKCMGGPNNGADMIEPMRGSGERAFIACTVDLLEAGVDIERLNAVVFFRYLQSPIKFYQMVGRGTRIHEETQKYKFWLYDYTDVTNLFGTEFITKPPRPRGGGGDDGGGDGPEPPLPPEPPTVAEIGGHYVTVTPQGRFILTSRNGRDTPIPVDEYRREVIHRVLHEAHNLHEFRQLWIETRKRHSLINHLLGDNFSPEVIREIDQMTDFDLYDFFGHHGYHARALRRTERGDLYVSGNAGWFETMDSKAATVLKGLGRQFALGGTEALETPVLWDVPEIKLAGGLDALRKVGKPVDVMHEAKGRLFGV